A single region of the Manihot esculenta cultivar AM560-2 chromosome 12, M.esculenta_v8, whole genome shotgun sequence genome encodes:
- the LOC110627558 gene encoding 26S proteasome non-ATPase regulatory subunit 2 homolog A, with translation MAPDPNSASGSGTAREETSLKVPSKDPKKKDEKKDEDLSDEDLALKQQLELYVERVQDPDPGLQKVALESMRQEIRTSTSSMTSVPKPLKFLRPHYGTLKAYYEIMADSDLKKYLADILSVLALTMSAEGERESLKYRLLGSEGDIGSWGHEYVRNLAGECAQEYAKRQTEESSIEDLMELVTQIVAFHMKHNAEPEAVDLLMEVEDLDLLIDHVDKTNFKRTCLYLTSAARYLPGPDDMLVLDIAYMIYLKYEEYSNALQIALFLDNMQYVRQVFTVCDDLLRKKQFCYIVARHGITFELDDEMAADDEDREALQEIINNTKLSEGYLTLARDIEVMEPKSPEDIYKAHLLDGRASAGASVDSARQNLAATFVNAFVNAGFGQDKLMTVPSDSSSTGTPGNWLFKNKEHGKASAAASLGMILLWDVDSGLAQIDKYFHSNDNHVIAGALLGVGIVNCGIKNDCDPALALLGDYIDKEDSSIRIGAIMGLGIAYAGSQNEQIRSKLSPILNDAKAPLDVIAFTAISLGLIYVGSCNEEVAQAIIFALMDRSELELQEPLTRFLPLGLGLLYLGKQESVEATAEVSKTFNEKIRKYCDMTLLSCAYAGTGNVLKVQNLLGHCAQHLEKGETHQGPAVLGIAMVSMAEELGLEMAIRSLEHLLQYGEQNIRRAVPLALGLLCISNPKVNVMDTLSRLSHDTDSEVAMAAVISLGLIGAGTNNARIAGMLRNLSSYYYKDASLLFCVRIAQGLVHLGKGLLTLNPYHSDRFLLSPTALAGLTTMLHACLDMKAIILGKYHYVLYFLVLAMQPRMLMTVDENLKPLSVPVRVGQAVDVVGQAGRPKTITGFQTHSTPVLLAAGDRAELATEKYIPLSPILEGFVILKENPEYREDH, from the exons ATGGCTCCGGACCCAAACAGCGCCAGTGGCAGCGGCACTGCCAGAGAGGAGACTTCGTTGAAGGTGCCGTCTAAGGACCCCAAAAAGAAGGACGAGAAGAAGGATGAGGATCTG TCAGATGAGGACCTGGCGTTGAAGCAGCAGTTGGAGTTATATGTGGAAAGGGTTCAGGATCCTGATCCTGGGTTGCAGAAGGTTGCTTTAGAGAGTATGAG GCAGGAAATTCGAACATCAACAAGCTCAATGACCTCCGTTCCAAAGCCATTGAAATTTCTTCGACCACATTATGGAACTCTAAAGGCATATTATGAAATAATGGCTGACTCAGATTTGAAG AAGTACTTAGCAGATATACTGTCAGTTTTGGCATTGACCATGTCTGCTGAGGGAGAACGG GAGAGCTTAAAGTACCGACTGTTGGGCTCAGAAGGTGATATTGGCTCATGGGGCCATGAATATGTCAG GAACTTGGCTGGAGAATGTGCTCAAGAATATGCAAAACGACAG ACTGAAGAATCCTCAATCGAAGATCTAATGGAACTTGTAACACAAATTGTTGCTTTTCACATGAAG CACAATGCTGAACCTGAAGCAGTTGACCTTTTAATGGAG GTTGAAGACCTTGATCTTTTGATTGATCATGTGGACAAAACAAATTTCAAAAGGACCTGCCTATATCTTACCAGTGCAGCAAG ATACCTTCCTGGACCAGATGATATGCTAGTTCTTGACATTGCTTATATGATATACCTCAAATATGAAGAATATTCAAATGCACTCCAGATTGCCCTATTCCTTGATAACATGCAG TATGTGAGGCAGGTTTTTACGGTTTGTGATGATTTGCTCCGAAAGAAGCAATTCTGCTATATTGTTGCTCGACAT GGTATTACTTTTGAGCTTGATGATGAAATGGCTGCAGATGATGAGGACAGAGAAGCATTGCAGGAAATCATCAACAATACCAAGTTAAGTGAAGGTTATCTAACCCTTGCTCGTGATATAGAGGTCATGGAGCCCAAATCTCCTGAAGATATCTATAAG GCACATTTGCTTGATGGGCGGGCTAGTGCTGGTGCTAGTGTTGATTCTGCTAGACAAAATCTGGCTGCTACTTTTGTCAATGCATTTGTAAATGCAGGGTTTGGTCAG GATAAGTTGATGACAGTTCCATCAGACTCTTCAAGTACTGGTACGCCGGGAAATTGGCTTTTCAAGAATAAAGAACATGGAAAGGCCAGTGCTGCCGCAAGTCTG GGAATGATCTTACTATGGGATGTTGACTCTGGACTTGCTCAAATCGATAAATATTTCCATAGCAATGACAACCATGTAATTGCTGGTGCACTACTAGGAGTTGGGATTGTCAATTGTGGCATCAAAAACGATTGTGATCCT GCACTGGCTCTTCTTGGTGATTATATAGACAAGGAAGATTCTTCTATCAGAATTGGGGCAATAATGGGTCTTGGGATTGCATATGCAGGTTCTCAGAATGAGCAG ATTCGCAGTAAATTATCCCCCATTCTTAATGATGCAAAAGCACCCCTTGATGTAATTGCATTCACTGCAATCTCACTGGGCTTGATATATGTGGGTTCCTGCAATGAAGAAGTTGCACAGGCCATTATATTTGCATTAATGGACCGAAGTGAGTTAGAATTACAAGAGCCCCTTACTCGTTTCTTGCCTCTTGGCCTTGGTCTTCTATACCTTGGGAAGCAG GAAAGTGTGGAGGCCACAGCAGAAGTTTCAAAGACATTTAATGAGAAAATCAGAAAATACTGCGATATGACACTGCTTTCTTGTGCTTATGCTGGGACTGGGAATGTTCTCAAG GTTCAAAACCTCCTAGGTCATTGTGCACAACATCTTGAGAAGGGTGAAACCCACCAGGGACCAGCTGTGCTAGGAATTGCTATGGTTTCTATGGCAGAGGAATTGGGGCTTGAAATGGCAATTCGATCATTGGAGCATCTTTTGCAATATGGGGAACAAAATATCCGTCGCGCTGTTCCTTTGGCTCTTGGTCTTCTTTGCATATCAAACCCAAAG GTTAATGTTATGGACACATTAAGCAGACTTAGTCATGACACAGATTCAGAAGTTGCAATG GCTGCGGTTATTTCCTTAGGTTTGATAGGTGCAGGAACCAATAATGCCCGAATTGCTGGCATGCTACGCAATCTTTCTAGCTATTACTATAAAGATGCTAGCCTTCTGTTCTGT GTGCGAATTGCTCAAGGTCTTGTACATTTGGGGAAAGGCTTACTGACTCTAAATCCTTATCACTCCGATCGTTTCTTGTTATCACC AACGGCTCTTGCTGGTTTAACCACCATGCTTCATGCATGTCTAGATATGAAAGCTATCATCTTGGGAAAGTATCATTATGTTCTCTATTTCCTTGTTTTGGCAATGCAG CCCCGTATGTTGATGACTGTGGATGAGAATCTCAAACCTTTATCTGTACCTGTTCGTGTGGGACAAGCTGTTGATGTTGTTGGTCAGGCGGGTCGGCCCAAGACTATTACTGGTTTCCAGACCCACTCAACGCCTGTGCTTCTGGCTGCAGGCGATAGAGCTGAGCTGGCCACTGAGAA GTATATTCCTCTTTCACCCATTCTAGAAGGCTTCGTCATCTTGAAGGAGAATCCTGAGTACAGGGAAGATCATTAA
- the LOC110627711 gene encoding uncharacterized protein At4g28440 — MATAEKRKPVFVKVEELKPGTTGHNLTIKVVNSKAVPVPKPRRAPMSLSQRSVRPARIAECLVGDDTGSIVFTARNEQVDLMKPGTTVILRNAKIDMFKGSMRLAVDKWGRVEVTEPASFVVQENNNLSLVEYELVTVQG, encoded by the exons ATGGCCACAGCAGAGAAGAGAAAGCCTGTCTTCGTTAAGGTAGAAGAACTAAAGCCTGGCACCACTGGCCACAATCTCACTATTAAGGTCGTCAACTCTAAGGCCGTCCCTGTCCCTAAGCCCCGCCGCGCCCCCATGTCTCTCTCTCAGCGTTCTGTCCGCCCTGCTCGTATCGCTGAGTGCCTTGTTGGCGACGACACTGGCTCTATCGTCTTCACCGCCCGCAATGAACAAG TTGACCTTATGAAGCCAGGCACCACCGTTATTCTGCGTAATGCAAAGATTGACATGTTCAAGGGGTCTATGAGGCTTGCGGTAGACAAATGGGGACGCGTTGAagttactgaacctgcaagcttTGTAGTTCAAGAAAATAACAACCTTTCTTTGGTAGAGTATGAGCTAGTTACTGTTCAGGGATGA